One Helicobacter cetorum MIT 00-7128 DNA window includes the following coding sequences:
- a CDS encoding RNA polymerase factor sigma-54, translated as MAILRTSLSPKNKLNATLKGWLPILQSELEDLEETLQSYSADNPLIKIESQRMKTFSERFDFKKRPSLQNLSDKIESLNIAEKGLYETLEEQLIPPLFPTQISYEIALDIIQGLNNEGYFEEDIQERAKALKVDSEVYEKVRKRFSYLSPAGIGARDIKESFLFQLENRELNDNALYEEVKNIILHLENHHQFSKNPYYEKALKILKTFKNPPAIEFLEKEKEVIPELFIVEVDGEIVVRLNDESYPKISLEEERLKDSSYLKEKMREAKDLIDALNLRKATIQKIGLMLLEYQYDFFKGKELKPLRLVDLAEEFNHSPSTISRAISNKYLACERGVFPIKSFFSTALDNSDISNAVIKDYLLELIKNENPTKPLSDAKILEMIEEKFNLKMVRRTITKYRQLLNIASSSERKKLYLMRA; from the coding sequence ATGGCAATATTACGCACTTCTCTTAGCCCTAAAAACAAGTTAAACGCTACTTTAAAAGGTTGGCTACCTATTTTACAAAGCGAGCTTGAAGATTTAGAAGAGACTTTGCAATCTTATAGTGCTGATAATCCTTTAATCAAAATTGAAAGCCAAAGAATGAAAACCTTTAGCGAACGCTTTGATTTTAAAAAACGCCCTAGCTTGCAAAATCTAAGCGATAAAATTGAAAGTCTAAATATTGCAGAAAAAGGGCTTTATGAGACTTTAGAAGAACAGCTTATCCCCCCATTATTTCCTACTCAGATTTCTTATGAAATTGCATTAGATATTATTCAAGGTTTGAATAATGAGGGCTATTTTGAAGAAGATATACAAGAGAGAGCTAAAGCTTTAAAAGTGGATAGTGAAGTTTATGAGAAGGTGCGTAAACGCTTTAGTTATCTTAGTCCAGCTGGCATTGGGGCAAGAGATATTAAAGAGAGCTTTTTGTTTCAATTAGAAAATAGAGAGCTTAATGATAATGCTTTATACGAAGAAGTTAAAAATATCATTTTGCATTTAGAAAATCATCATCAATTTTCAAAAAATCCTTACTACGAAAAGGCCTTAAAAATCTTAAAAACTTTTAAAAACCCCCCAGCGATTGAATTTTTAGAAAAAGAAAAAGAAGTCATTCCGGAATTATTTATCGTTGAGGTTGATGGCGAAATAGTGGTGCGTTTAAATGATGAGAGCTATCCTAAAATTAGCCTAGAAGAAGAGCGTTTAAAAGATTCTAGCTATTTGAAAGAAAAAATGCGTGAGGCTAAGGATTTGATAGATGCTTTAAATTTAAGAAAAGCGACCATTCAAAAGATTGGCTTAATGCTTTTAGAATACCAATATGATTTTTTTAAGGGCAAGGAATTAAAGCCTTTAAGACTTGTGGATTTGGCTGAAGAATTTAACCACTCCCCAAGCACCATTTCAAGGGCTATTTCTAATAAATATTTGGCATGTGAAAGGGGGGTCTTTCCCATTAAGAGTTTCTTTAGCACCGCTTTAGATAATAGCGATATTTCAAATGCTGTGATTAAAGATTATCTTTTAGAATTAATTAAAAATGAAAATCCAACTAAGCCCTTAAGTGATGCCAAGATTTTAGAAATGATTGAAGAAAAATTTAATCTCAAAATGGTAAGAAGAACCATCACAAAATACCGCCAATTACTCAATATCGCCTCTTCAAGCGAGAGAAAAAAGCTCTATTTAATGCGTGCTTAA
- a CDS encoding HD domain-containing protein, with the protein MPYGAHPIKINLFRYFSSLKTPKLKPKLLKRLFVSASIRRWNDQACPLEFVELDKQAHKAMIMYLLAKDLEDRGEVIDFEKLIQYFCFEFFARIVLTDIKPPIFYELKKTHNKELAHYVAQNLNDEIKDYFSLETLQEYLSQTPNNLEAQILKSAHFYASKWEFEIIYQFNPNMYGVKNIKDAIDKELRNNEHLFEGLFGEREDLKRIVSMFGQLRFQKRWSQTPRVPETSVLGHTLCVAIMGYLLSFDLNACKNMRINHFLGGLFHDLPEILTRDIITPIKRSVIGLDDCIKDIEKKEMQNKVYSLVSKSVQEDLKYFTENEFSNRYKDTQNQIIVAKNAKDLFKSFNKDEYQGVCGELLKVCDHLSAFLEAKISISHGISSADLINGAQNILKLRSHTQLLGLDLGVLFRDFK; encoded by the coding sequence ATGCCCTATGGCGCACACCCTATTAAAATCAATCTTTTTCGCTATTTTTCTTCGCTAAAAACTCCAAAACTTAAACCTAAATTACTAAAACGCCTCTTTGTATCTGCTTCTATTAGACGCTGGAATGACCAAGCTTGCCCTTTAGAATTTGTGGAATTAGACAAACAAGCCCATAAAGCGATGATTATGTATTTGCTTGCTAAAGATTTAGAAGATAGGGGCGAAGTGATAGATTTTGAAAAATTGATTCAATATTTTTGCTTTGAATTTTTTGCTCGCATTGTGCTAACAGATATTAAGCCCCCAATTTTTTATGAGCTTAAAAAAACGCACAACAAAGAATTAGCCCATTATGTAGCCCAAAATTTAAATGATGAAATTAAGGATTACTTTTCTTTAGAAACCTTACAAGAGTATTTGAGCCAAACCCCCAATAATTTAGAGGCGCAGATTTTAAAGAGCGCTCATTTTTACGCCTCCAAATGGGAATTTGAAATCATCTATCAATTTAACCCTAATATGTATGGTGTGAAAAACATTAAAGACGCTATTGATAAGGAATTGCGCAATAACGAGCATTTGTTTGAGGGGCTTTTTGGCGAAAGAGAAGATTTAAAAAGAATTGTGAGCATGTTTGGGCAATTGCGTTTTCAAAAGCGCTGGAGTCAAACCCCAAGAGTGCCAGAAACGAGTGTCTTAGGGCATACCTTATGCGTAGCAATTATGGGGTATTTATTAAGCTTTGATTTGAATGCTTGTAAGAATATGCGTATCAATCACTTCTTAGGCGGACTATTTCATGATTTGCCCGAAATTCTTACACGAGATATTATTACCCCCATTAAACGCAGTGTAATAGGGCTTGATGACTGCATAAAAGATATTGAAAAGAAAGAAATGCAAAATAAAGTCTATTCGCTTGTCTCAAAAAGCGTGCAAGAAGATTTAAAGTATTTTACTGAAAACGAATTTTCTAACCGCTATAAAGACACACAAAATCAAATCATTGTGGCTAAAAATGCCAAAGACTTGTTTAAATCTTTTAATAAAGATGAATATCAAGGCGTTTGTGGGGAGCTTTTAAAGGTGTGCGACCACTTGAGCGCCTTTTTGGAGGCTAAAATCTCTATTTCGCATGGTATTTCTAGCGCTGATTTGATTAATGGCGCTCAAAATATCCTTAAACTACGCTCACACACCCAACTACTTGGCTTAGATTTAGGGGTGTTGTTTAGGGATTTTAAATAA
- the fabD gene encoding ACP S-malonyltransferase, protein MQYALLFPGQGSQCVGMGKSFYESHSLAKELFEKASSVLKVDMKKTLFEENELLNQTAYTQPAIYLVSYIAYKLLDQRVSGGLKPTFALGHSLGEVSAVSLSGALDFDKAIKLTHQRGLFMQEVCQGKDVSMMVVLGVSEEKLLSLCQKTKNVWCANFNGGMQVVLAGLKNDLKALEPTLKEMGAKRVVFLEMSVASHCPFLEPMTLKFRELLEKNLKDKFSFEVISNATKEAYSNKEKAIELLSLQLTQPVHYQDCIKENNDRVDAFFELGCGTILKGLNKRLSNKPTMSIGDNKGLEEAIEFLEEYV, encoded by the coding sequence ATGCAATACGCATTATTATTTCCGGGACAAGGCTCGCAATGCGTGGGAATGGGGAAGTCGTTTTATGAAAGCCACTCATTAGCTAAAGAGCTATTTGAGAAAGCCTCTAGTGTGCTTAAAGTGGATATGAAAAAGACACTTTTTGAAGAAAATGAGTTGTTAAATCAAACCGCTTATACTCAGCCAGCCATTTATCTAGTGAGCTATATTGCTTATAAGTTATTAGACCAACGAGTTAGTGGGGGGCTAAAACCTACTTTTGCTTTAGGGCATTCGCTTGGTGAAGTGAGTGCGGTGTCTTTGAGTGGGGCGCTTGATTTTGATAAGGCCATTAAGCTTACGCACCAACGAGGATTGTTTATGCAAGAGGTGTGTCAGGGCAAAGATGTATCCATGATGGTGGTTTTAGGAGTTAGTGAAGAAAAACTTTTGAGCTTGTGTCAAAAAACCAAGAATGTATGGTGTGCGAATTTTAATGGCGGAATGCAAGTGGTCTTAGCGGGGCTTAAAAACGATTTGAAAGCCCTAGAGCCAACTTTAAAAGAAATGGGTGCTAAAAGAGTAGTGTTTTTGGAAATGAGTGTTGCAAGCCATTGTCCGTTCTTAGAGCCAATGACGCTTAAATTTAGAGAGTTATTAGAAAAAAATTTAAAAGACAAGTTTAGTTTTGAAGTGATTTCTAATGCAACCAAAGAGGCATACAGCAACAAAGAAAAGGCAATTGAGCTTTTGAGCTTACAGCTCACTCAGCCAGTGCATTATCAAGATTGTATTAAAGAAAATAATGATAGAGTAGATGCGTTTTTTGAATTAGGCTGTGGAACTATTTTAAAAGGGCTTAACAAGCGCTTAAGCAACAAGCCAACCATGAGTATAGGGGATAACAAAGGGCTTGAAGAGGCGATTGAGTTTTTAGAAGAATATGTGTGA
- a CDS encoding 5'-methylthioadenosine/adenosylhomocysteine nucleosidase, which translates to MQKIGILGAMREEIAPLLELFGIDFEEISLGGNVFHKGIYQDKEIVIAYSKIGKVHSTLTTTSMILHFGVKKVLFSGVAGSLIKDLKINDLLIANKLVQHDVDLSAFNHPLGFIPESEVFVKTSEELNALAKVVAKEQGIILKEGVIASGDQFVHSKERKEFLIKEFNASAVEMEGASVAFVCEKFSVPCCVLRSISDNADEDADMSFDDFLEQSAKTSAQFLKSMVDKL; encoded by the coding sequence ATGCAAAAAATTGGCATTTTAGGAGCTATGAGAGAAGAAATTGCTCCTTTATTGGAATTATTTGGGATTGATTTTGAAGAGATTTCTTTAGGAGGCAATGTCTTTCATAAGGGGATTTATCAAGATAAGGAAATTGTGATTGCTTATAGCAAGATTGGCAAAGTGCATTCTACTTTAACCACTACAAGCATGATTTTACATTTTGGAGTTAAAAAGGTGCTTTTTAGTGGGGTAGCTGGAAGTTTGATTAAAGATTTAAAAATCAATGATTTATTGATTGCTAATAAGTTAGTTCAGCATGATGTGGATTTGAGTGCCTTTAATCACCCCTTAGGCTTTATTCCAGAGAGTGAAGTTTTTGTTAAAACGAGCGAGGAATTAAACGCTTTAGCTAAAGTGGTGGCTAAAGAGCAAGGCATTATTTTAAAAGAGGGGGTTATTGCCTCAGGAGACCAATTCGTGCATAGTAAAGAGCGCAAAGAATTTTTAATCAAAGAATTTAATGCAAGTGCGGTAGAAATGGAGGGAGCAAGTGTGGCGTTTGTGTGTGAAAAATTTAGTGTTCCATGCTGTGTTTTAAGAAGTATTAGCGATAATGCTGATGAAGATGCTGATATGAGTTTTGATGATTTTTTAGAACAAAGCGCTAAAACTTCAGCTCAGTTTTTAAAAAGTATGGTAGATAAGCTTTAA
- the rpoD gene encoding RNA polymerase sigma factor RpoD, producing MKKKANEEKTPKKATQEIPETKSKETKLVKKPSAKKLSFNEELEELFASSLNNCISYESIVQLCAKVPTLAQVKKIKELSQKYKKELVSSSEYAKKLNAIDKIKNTQEKQKVLEEELEDGYDFLKEKEFLEWSRSDSPVRMYLREMGQIVLLDKEEEVELSKQIRLGEDIILDAICSVPYLIDFIYAYKDALINRERRVKELFRNFDDDDDSSSSDSKKEEEIDDEEEGEEGKKVVSEKDKKRVEKVLESFKALDKAKKEWLKALDEPRDENEDELVYLLTLAYKRQMLKDRLYDLGPTSKLINELVKTMETTLKSGDGFEKELKRLEYKLPLFNDALVENHKKILANITNMTKEDITNQVPEATMVSVYMELKKLFQTKEASEEGFDLDPNKLKEILEQIKRGKLISDRAKNKMAKSNLRLVVSIAKRFTSRGLPFLDLIQEGNIGLMKAVDKFEYEKGFKFSTYATWWIKQAISRAIADQARTIRIPIHMIDTINRINKVMRKHMQENGKEPDLEVVAEEVGLSLDKVKNVIKVTKEPISLEAPVGNDDDGKFGDFVEDKNVISSMDHIMREDLKAQIDGVLDQLNEREKAVIRMRFGLLDDESDRTLEEIGKELNVTRERVRQIESSAIKKLRSPQYGRILRNYLRI from the coding sequence ATGAAAAAAAAAGCTAACGAAGAAAAAACCCCCAAAAAAGCTACACAAGAAATTCCAGAAACCAAGTCTAAAGAAACCAAGCTTGTAAAAAAACCTAGCGCTAAAAAACTTAGCTTTAATGAAGAATTAGAAGAATTATTTGCAAGCTCTTTAAATAATTGCATTTCTTATGAATCTATTGTCCAGCTTTGTGCGAAAGTTCCTACTTTGGCTCAAGTTAAAAAGATTAAAGAGCTATCCCAAAAATACAAAAAAGAATTGGTAAGCTCTTCAGAATATGCCAAAAAGCTTAATGCGATAGATAAAATCAAAAACACACAAGAAAAGCAAAAGGTCTTAGAAGAAGAATTAGAAGATGGCTATGACTTTTTGAAAGAAAAAGAGTTTTTAGAATGGTCTAGGAGTGATAGTCCGGTGCGTATGTATTTGCGTGAAATGGGACAAATTGTGCTTTTAGACAAAGAAGAAGAGGTGGAATTAAGCAAGCAAATCCGCTTAGGTGAGGACATTATCCTTGATGCGATTTGTTCTGTGCCGTATTTAATTGATTTCATCTATGCGTATAAAGATGCTTTAATCAATCGTGAAAGAAGAGTCAAAGAGCTTTTTAGAAACTTTGATGATGATGACGACAGCTCAAGTTCTGATTCTAAGAAAGAAGAAGAAATAGATGATGAAGAAGAGGGCGAAGAGGGCAAAAAAGTCGTTTCTGAAAAAGACAAAAAGCGTGTAGAAAAAGTCTTAGAAAGCTTTAAAGCTTTAGATAAAGCTAAAAAAGAATGGCTAAAAGCATTAGATGAACCTAGAGATGAAAATGAAGATGAATTAGTTTATTTGCTAACTTTAGCTTATAAGCGTCAAATGCTTAAAGATAGACTTTATGATTTAGGGCCTACAAGTAAGCTTATCAACGAATTAGTAAAAACTATGGAGACCACTTTAAAAAGTGGCGATGGTTTTGAAAAGGAATTAAAACGCTTAGAATATAAGCTCCCTTTATTCAATGATGCGTTAGTTGAAAACCATAAAAAAATCCTTGCAAATATCACCAACATGACTAAAGAGGATATTACTAATCAAGTCCCAGAGGCTACTATGGTTAGTGTGTATATGGAATTAAAAAAGCTTTTCCAAACTAAAGAGGCAAGCGAAGAGGGCTTTGACTTAGACCCTAACAAATTAAAAGAGATTTTAGAACAAATCAAAAGAGGCAAGTTAATTTCTGATAGAGCTAAGAATAAAATGGCTAAATCTAACTTAAGGCTTGTTGTAAGTATTGCTAAACGCTTTACAAGTAGGGGTCTGCCTTTCTTAGATTTAATCCAAGAGGGTAATATTGGCTTGATGAAAGCAGTAGATAAGTTTGAGTATGAAAAAGGCTTTAAATTTTCTACTTATGCGACTTGGTGGATTAAACAGGCTATTAGTAGAGCTATAGCTGACCAAGCCCGCACTATTAGAATCCCCATTCATATGATAGATACTATTAATCGCATTAATAAGGTTATGCGAAAGCATATGCAAGAAAATGGTAAAGAGCCGGATTTAGAAGTGGTGGCTGAAGAAGTAGGGCTTTCATTAGATAAAGTTAAAAATGTGATTAAAGTTACTAAAGAGCCTATTAGCTTAGAAGCTCCTGTGGGTAATGATGATGATGGTAAGTTTGGGGATTTTGTAGAAGATAAAAATGTCATAAGCTCTATGGACCATATTATGAGAGAAGATTTAAAGGCTCAAATTGATGGGGTTTTAGACCAATTGAATGAACGAGAAAAGGCGGTGATTCGCATGCGTTTTGGTCTTTTAGATGATGAAAGCGATAGAACCTTAGAAGAAATTGGCAAAGAATTGAATGTTACAAGAGAGAGAGTGCGCCAAATTGAAAGCTCTGCTATTAAAAAGCTTAGAAGTCCGCAATATGGGCGTATTCTAAGAAATTATCTACGCATTTGA
- a CDS encoding SH3 domain-containing C40 family peptidase, with protein sequence MHFVWIVCLLLLASCTQRDLKLKDLSLSQNASSYLKTDSQTTLNALEIQKLQQTLKDNYLKAWYSPWIDMKAKSNLKEVFWMLPIVRNIQGYGEDLKLNSKELNNTLIASMDIKHYPSVSIKAIVVRDAHIRAMPTNKPYYRSKKGYPFDRYQNSLIFQGTPVLITHFNTTKTYAHIQSSFVYGWVKMSDLAYMHNKDIELLTHLKDYVMPKSDKIPLYTAYGNFYTNARVGELFALIPPKKDPSKKMLYRTKEPLKAYGFSKDPKGYATLQSITLNEKDFFLFPKALNSANMAEMIDTMMGQKYGWGGLLENRDCSAFTRDSFANFGILLPRNSYAQSHYANNYIDLSKMNAIEKERYIIAHATPFATLLYLRGHIMLYLGEYNHQAVVAHSVWSVQTQKHFKTLSHNIGGVVITSLWLAKEHNGVFSKKRLLIDRVLGMSDLQAYIQTSLKTLNTN encoded by the coding sequence ATACACTTTGTTTGGATAGTGTGCTTGCTTTTATTAGCAAGTTGCACACAAAGAGATTTGAAACTTAAAGATTTATCTTTATCCCAAAACGCATCAAGCTATCTCAAAACAGATTCGCAAACCACCCTAAATGCCCTAGAGATTCAAAAGCTCCAACAAACCCTTAAAGACAACTATTTAAAGGCATGGTATTCTCCATGGATAGATATGAAAGCCAAAAGCAACTTAAAAGAAGTCTTTTGGATGCTCCCTATAGTGCGTAATATTCAAGGTTATGGCGAAGATTTAAAGCTTAACTCCAAAGAGCTAAATAACACCCTCATTGCTAGTATGGATATTAAGCACTACCCCTCAGTCTCTATCAAAGCCATTGTAGTGCGAGACGCACACATAAGGGCTATGCCAACCAATAAGCCTTATTATCGCTCTAAAAAAGGCTATCCTTTTGATAGGTATCAAAATTCGTTAATTTTTCAAGGTACACCGGTTTTAATCACACATTTTAACACTACTAAAACTTACGCTCACATTCAAAGTAGTTTCGTCTATGGCTGGGTTAAAATGAGCGATTTAGCTTATATGCATAACAAGGATATAGAGCTTTTAACACACCTTAAAGATTATGTCATGCCAAAAAGTGATAAAATCCCCCTTTATACTGCTTATGGAAATTTTTATACCAATGCTAGGGTAGGGGAGTTATTTGCTTTAATCCCTCCCAAAAAAGACCCCTCAAAAAAAATGCTTTATCGCACTAAAGAGCCTTTGAAAGCTTATGGCTTTTCTAAAGACCCTAAAGGTTATGCGACTTTACAAAGTATCACTTTGAATGAAAAAGATTTCTTTTTATTTCCTAAAGCCCTAAATAGCGCCAACATGGCTGAAATGATAGATACTATGATGGGTCAAAAATATGGTTGGGGCGGTTTGTTAGAAAATAGAGATTGCTCAGCTTTCACACGAGATAGTTTTGCAAATTTTGGGATACTATTACCTAGAAATTCTTACGCACAAAGCCATTATGCAAACAACTATATTGATTTAAGCAAAATGAATGCTATAGAAAAGGAGCGCTACATCATCGCACATGCTACGCCATTTGCCACGCTTTTGTATCTAAGGGGGCATATTATGTTATATCTAGGTGAATACAATCATCAAGCTGTTGTAGCTCATAGTGTGTGGTCTGTGCAAACCCAAAAGCATTTTAAAACCTTAAGCCATAATATAGGAGGTGTAGTGATTACTTCATTGTGGCTTGCCAAAGAGCATAATGGTGTGTTTTCTAAAAAAAGATTGTTGATTGATAGGGTGCTTGGAATGAGTGATTTACAAGCCTATATACAAACTTCTTTAAAAACCTTAAACACTAATTGA
- a CDS encoding FAD-dependent oxidoreductase encodes MSMEFDAVIVGGGVSGCATFYTLSEYSSLKRVAIVEKCPKLAQVSSSAKANSQTIHDGSIETNYTAEKAKKVRLSAKKTREYALKKGLQNKAIFETQKMAIGVGDEECAFMQKRYEAFKEIFEGLESFDKATIKELEPNVILGAHGVDRHENVIGHGFKKDWSTMNYAKLSESFVEEAMKLKPDNKVFLNFKVKKIERRNEGYALISEDAEEVYAKFVLVNAGSYALPLAQSMGYGLDLGCLPVAGSFYFVPDLLRGKVYTVQNPKLPFAAVHGDPDAVIKGKTRIGPTALAMPKLERNKHLLKGISLELLKMDFNKDVFKIMFDLMSDREIRNYVFKNMVFELPAIGKRKFLKDAQKIIPSLRLEDLEYASGFGEVRPQVLDRTKQKLELGEKKICTHKGITFNMTPSPGATSCMQNALIDSQEIAEYLNESFDLERFYKDLSPEELETLNKES; translated from the coding sequence ATGAGTATGGAATTTGATGCGGTAATTGTTGGTGGTGGGGTTTCAGGGTGTGCGACCTTTTATACTTTGAGTGAATACAGCTCCTTAAAGCGTGTCGCCATTGTAGAAAAATGCCCTAAGTTGGCTCAGGTTAGCTCAAGTGCTAAGGCAAATTCACAAACTATTCACGATGGCTCTATTGAGACTAACTATACTGCAGAAAAAGCCAAAAAAGTGCGCCTATCCGCCAAAAAAACCCGAGAATACGCCTTGAAGAAAGGCTTGCAAAATAAGGCTATCTTTGAAACACAAAAAATGGCAATAGGTGTTGGCGATGAAGAATGTGCGTTTATGCAAAAGCGCTATGAGGCATTTAAAGAGATTTTTGAGGGATTAGAATCATTTGATAAGGCAACCATTAAGGAGCTAGAACCTAATGTTATTTTAGGTGCGCATGGAGTTGATAGACATGAAAATGTGATAGGGCATGGCTTTAAAAAAGATTGGAGCACCATGAATTATGCAAAGCTAAGTGAAAGCTTTGTAGAAGAGGCTATGAAATTAAAGCCTGATAATAAGGTGTTTTTGAATTTTAAAGTCAAAAAGATTGAAAGGCGCAATGAGGGTTATGCACTAATTTCAGAAGATGCTGAAGAAGTGTATGCTAAATTTGTTTTAGTGAATGCGGGTTCTTATGCCTTGCCTTTAGCTCAAAGTATGGGTTATGGCTTAGATTTAGGTTGCTTGCCTGTGGCTGGTAGCTTTTATTTTGTGCCAGATTTGCTAAGAGGCAAGGTCTATACTGTTCAAAACCCTAAACTTCCTTTTGCGGCCGTGCATGGCGACCCTGATGCAGTGATTAAGGGCAAGACTAGAATTGGCCCCACCGCACTAGCTATGCCAAAATTAGAGCGCAATAAGCATTTATTGAAAGGTATTAGCCTAGAATTATTAAAAATGGATTTCAATAAAGATGTGTTTAAAATCATGTTTGATTTGATGAGTGATAGAGAAATCCGTAATTATGTGTTTAAAAATATGGTTTTTGAATTGCCCGCTATTGGCAAGCGCAAATTTTTAAAAGACGCTCAAAAGATTATTCCCTCATTGAGATTAGAAGACTTAGAATATGCAAGTGGTTTTGGTGAAGTGCGCCCTCAAGTATTAGATAGAACCAAGCAAAAGCTAGAATTGGGTGAAAAAAAGATTTGCACTCATAAGGGCATTACTTTTAACATGACTCCATCACCGGGCGCAACAAGCTGTATGCAAAATGCCCTAATAGACTCTCAAGAAATTGCAGAGTATTTAAACGAGAGCTTTGATTTGGAGCGTTTTTATAAAGATTTATCCCCAGAGGAATTAGAAACTTTAAATAAAGAGAGCTAA
- a CDS encoding DUF5408 family protein, with product MQENESLQIAKRAIKIVFFWGLLVLLLMMINIYILINQVNATAEIGKKVKQLEKATQNYEP from the coding sequence ATGCAAGAAAATGAGTCTCTTCAAATAGCTAAAAGAGCGATTAAAATCGTTTTCTTTTGGGGGCTTTTGGTGTTGTTATTGATGATGATAAATATTTATATCCTTATCAATCAGGTTAATGCTACTGCAGAAATAGGCAAGAAGGTTAAGCAACTAGAAAAAGCAACTCAAAATTATGAGCCATAA
- a CDS encoding phosphatase PAP2 family protein, whose translation MKWFRSAFLSLLLCSHTLESKPLSEGAYILEEIGDVLRFLPIFVGTVSLAMRDYRGLGELAIGTLVSQGVIYGIKGAFSKAHAHGASVSFAKRPCCDSYRGMPSGHAGGVFSAAGFVYYRYGWKPALPVLALAILTDASRVVAQKHTIWQVVVGSLIGWGFAYLFTTRYKPKNWMLYPEISSDFKGNGRYGVSFSYQW comes from the coding sequence ATGAAATGGTTTAGAAGTGCGTTTTTAAGCCTTTTATTATGCTCTCATACTTTAGAGAGCAAGCCACTTAGCGAGGGAGCATATATTTTAGAAGAAATTGGTGATGTGCTGAGATTCTTGCCAATTTTTGTTGGCACGGTTAGCTTGGCTATGCGAGATTATAGGGGCTTAGGCGAATTAGCCATAGGCACTTTAGTGTCTCAAGGCGTGATTTATGGCATTAAAGGGGCTTTTTCTAAAGCGCATGCGCATGGCGCTAGTGTAAGCTTTGCTAAACGCCCTTGCTGTGATTCTTATAGGGGCATGCCAAGCGGACATGCAGGCGGTGTGTTTAGTGCGGCGGGGTTTGTATATTATCGCTATGGGTGGAAACCCGCTCTTCCTGTTTTAGCCCTAGCAATCCTTACAGACGCATCTAGAGTAGTCGCTCAAAAGCATACCATATGGCAAGTGGTCGTAGGTAGTCTCATAGGTTGGGGGTTTGCCTATCTTTTTACCACACGCTACAAGCCTAAAAACTGGATGCTCTATCCTGAAATCTCTAGCGATTTTAAAGGCAATGGGCGCTATGGCGTGAGTTTTTCATACCAATGGTAG
- a CDS encoding glycosyltransferase family 4 protein, giving the protein MLPVLYFLISCLVCFLIILWSKKSMLFIDNANKIQGFHKERTPRAGGLGIFISFVLAYYLQQQEAPFENNLVFIGILLVFISGFLEDINFSLSPKIRLILQSLGALCVITSAHLVVSDFSPLFSLPYFLAFLFGIFMLVGISNAINIIDGFNGLASGICLLTLLVIHYIEPTSLSCWLAYMVLGFMVFNFPLGRIFLGDGGAYFLGFVCGILLLYLSLEQKISVFFGLNLMLYPVIEVLFSILRRKLKRQKATMPDNLHLHTLLFKVLELHSYAYANPMCAFILVLCNLPFILMSTFFRLNAPVLIVIGLIFIGCYLWGYYYLNRQVKLLEKRAHYEMV; this is encoded by the coding sequence GTGTTACCTGTGCTATATTTCTTAATCAGTTGCTTGGTTTGCTTTCTCATTATTTTATGGTCTAAAAAATCCATGCTTTTTATAGATAATGCCAATAAAATACAAGGTTTTCATAAAGAAAGAACCCCACGAGCCGGCGGACTTGGCATTTTTATTTCTTTTGTTCTAGCCTATTATTTACAACAACAAGAAGCACCCTTTGAAAACAATCTTGTATTCATAGGGATATTATTAGTATTTATAAGTGGTTTTTTAGAAGATATTAATTTTTCACTTAGTCCTAAAATACGCCTTATTTTGCAAAGTTTGGGAGCACTTTGTGTGATTACTTCAGCGCATTTGGTCGTAAGCGACTTTTCACCCCTTTTTAGCTTGCCTTATTTTTTAGCTTTTCTATTTGGTATTTTTATGCTTGTAGGTATTAGTAATGCTATCAATATTATTGATGGATTCAATGGCTTAGCCTCAGGAATTTGTCTTTTAACCCTACTTGTTATCCATTACATAGAGCCTACAAGCTTGAGCTGTTGGCTCGCTTACATGGTGCTTGGCTTTATGGTATTTAATTTCCCTTTGGGGCGGATTTTTTTAGGTGATGGAGGAGCGTATTTTTTAGGATTTGTGTGTGGGATTTTACTCTTGTATTTAAGCTTAGAGCAAAAAATCAGCGTGTTTTTTGGACTCAATCTAATGCTTTATCCGGTAATTGAAGTGCTTTTTAGCATTCTTAGGCGCAAATTAAAACGCCAAAAAGCTACTATGCCCGATAACTTGCATTTGCATACCCTTTTATTCAAGGTCTTAGAATTACATTCCTATGCGTATGCAAACCCTATGTGTGCGTTTATTTTAGTGCTATGCAACTTACCCTTTATACTTATGAGCACCTTTTTTCGCTTAAATGCTCCTGTGCTTATAGTAATTGGTCTAATCTTTATTGGGTGTTATTTATGGGGCTATTACTACCTCAATAGACAAGTCAAACTCTTAGAAAAGCGAGCTCATTATGAAATGGTTTAG